One Phaseolus vulgaris cultivar G19833 chromosome 2, P. vulgaris v2.0, whole genome shotgun sequence DNA window includes the following coding sequences:
- the LOC137810948 gene encoding histidine kinase 1-like isoform X1: MLMASAGTRSLVMAENKDETYSETSECSSALTMPMATKCRYLFHRLCGSTNSWNKSTPPKGRRIFHRDVEKEEFQYASSHCLSSYYSVFVVRLAIMVMLAILIGLLTILTWHFTKIYTAKSLNSLAYGLRYELLQRPVLRMWNILNSTSEITTAQVKLSQYVIRRHSNPATQAEQVEQLYEAMRAVTWALFASRKALNSITINYKNGFVHAFHRDLKDNNTFYIYSDLSNYSMGASNSNEVNSVSTHQAWDDKALRGNYSAIWYREPLDPVSGEKIGKAMKIAPEDLINIAGFSQVPDGVASWHVSVSKFTDSPLLSAALPVWDSSNKTIMAVVGVTTALYSVGQLMRELVELHSGHMYLTSQEGYLLATSTSAPLLANSTKPKLKMAVDCEDDIIRQGAEWLQRTYGNNFPPSHEVHVENVKLGQKTYYIDSFFLHLKRLPLVGVIIIPRKYIMGQVDERAFKTLVILISASLCILVIGCVCILILTNGVSKEMNLRAELISQLEARRKAEASSNYKSQFLANMSHELRTPMAAVIGLLDILISDDCLTNEQYSTVTQIRKCSTALLRLLNNILDLSKVESGKLVLEDAEFDLGRELEGLVDMFSVQCINHNVETVLDLSDDMPKIVRGDSARVVQIFANLINNSIKFTPSGHIVLRGWSEIPNSSVGSPNFPLDQKKLWSLQKCREKPNANHSKKASIKDNKVILWFEVEDTGCGIDPSKWDSVFESFEQADPSTTRLHGGTGLGLCIVRNLVNKMGGHIKVVKKEGAGTLMRLCLLLSAPMDITEQQCAVDLTDSGLVVLLGLHGNMGRLITSKWLQKNGVCTMEASDWNGLTQILRELFHARSSVHNTDFDAHYSAKEELKSKLLNIRDMRNPVFVIVVDIGLLDLSTDIWKEQLNFLHRYFGRAKFLWMLNHDTSNNIKMELRRKGHILMVNKPLYKAKMIHILESVIKERNFELQKKNMIVPRTAMKEGDLHEFLEIDSTHFDAASSDDSDLSDIAGSNPVSANGDKPVEKLDKSHPSSPYHMNNCLDRLTNANECLEENNLRKEESSSPSSNYATEDNQPKSLSTKESPSISTGDQDEDSECRETHRVTSSSKAVDGKKSLEGLKILLAEDTPVLQRVATIMLEKMGADVVAVGDGQQAVEALSCMFTAEDCRRESLQKERNTRSQTEILTSRPYDLILMDCQMPKMDGYEATKEIRKSEVGTSLHIPIVALTAHAMSCDEAKCLDVGMDAYLTKPIDFKMMVSTILSLTKTTS, encoded by the exons ATGCTCATGGCATCTGCAGGAACAAGGAGTTTAGTTATGGCAGAAAACAAAGACGAAACCTATTCTGAAACTTCTGAATGTTCATCAGCCTTAACCATGCCAATGGCTACCAAGTGCAGATACTTGTTTCATAGATTATGCGGTTCTACCAATTCATGGAACAAAAGCACCCCCCCAAAAGGTCGAAGAATTTTCCACAGGGATGTGGAAAAAGAAGAATTCCAGTATGCTAGTAGTCACTGTCTCTCATCCTACTACAGTGTCTTTGTGGTTCGACTAGCAATCATG GTCATGCTAGCCATCTTGATAGGGCTTCTCACTATACTGACATGGCATTTCACGAAGATTTATACAGCAAAATCGCTTAACAGTTTGGCATATGGTTTGCGTTATGAACTCCTGCAACGCCCAGTTTTGAGGATGTGGAATATTTTGAACTCTACTTCTGAAATTACTACAGCTCAGGTCAAGCTGTCTCAGTATGTGATCAGACGTCACAGCAACCCTGCGACTCAAGCAGAACAAGTTGAG CAGCTGTATGAAGCGATGAGGGCAGTAACATGGGCTTTATTTGCTAGTCGGAAAGCTCTAAACTCTATAACTATCAACTATAAGAATGGATTTGTGCACGCATTCCACAGAGATCTGAAGGACAACAACACATTTTACATCTATTCTGATCTTTCAAATTACTCCATGGGAGCCAGCAACTCTAATGAGGTCAATTCCGTTTCAACACATCAAGCATGGGATGATAAAGCCCTTCGTGGAAACTATTCAGCAATCTGGTACCGTGAGCCACTTGACCCTGTGAGTGGTGAAAAGATAGGAAAAGCTATGAAAATTGCGCCTGAAGACTTGATCAACATAGCTGGCTTTTCCCAAGTACCTGATGGTGTAGCTTCTTGGCATGTTTCCGTAAGCAAGTTCACAGATTCACCACTGCTTTCAGCAGCATTGCCAGTTTGGGACTCTTCTAATAAGACCATTATGGCAGTTGTGGGGGTCACAACTGCACTTTATAGTGTAGGACAGTTAATGAGAGAGCTTGTTGAGTTGCACAGTGGTCATATGTACTTGACTTCCCAAGAGGGTTATTTACTGGCAACTTCCACAAGTGCACCTCTTCTGGCAAATTCAACCAAGCCTAAGCTTAAGATGGCCGTTGACTGTGAAGATGACATAATTCGACAGGGAGCTGAGTGGTTGCAGAGAACTTATGGGAACAATTTCCCTCCAAGTCACGAGGTGCATGTAGAAAATGTCAAGCTAGGCCAAAAGACATATTACATTGACTCGTTCTTCCTACATTTGAAGAGACTTCCTTTG GTAGGTGTGATTATCATACCAAGAAAGTATATCATGGGACAGGTAGACGAAAGAGCCTTCAAAACGCTGGTTATTCTGATATCTGCATCATTATGTATTTTAGTCATTGGGTGTGTTTGCATTTTGATATTGACAAACGGAGTATCAAAGGAAATGAATCTAAGAGCAGAACTGATAAGTCAACTTGAAGCAAGAAGAAAAGCAGAGGCATCAAGCAATTATAAAAGTCAATTCCTTGCAAACATGAG TCATGAACTGAGGACACCGATGGCAGCAGTAATTGGGTTGCTTGACATTCTCATATCTGATGACTGTCTCACAAATGAACAATATTCAACCGTTACTCAAATAAGAAAATGCTCAACTGCTCTGCTCCGTCTTCTTAACAACATCTTGGATCTGAGTAAG GTGGAATCTGGAAAACTGGTCCTAGAAGATGCAGAATTTGACTTAGGAAGGGAACTTGAAGGGCTTGTAGATATGTTTTCTGTCCAGTGCATTAACCACAATGTGGAGACTGTTTTAGACTTGTCTG ATGATATGCCAAAGATCGTCCGGGGTGATTCTGCAAGGGTGGTTCAAATATTTGCAAATCTGATCAACAATTCAATCAAGTTTACTCCAT CGGGTCATATTGTTCTGCGAGGATGGAGTGAAATCCCAAATTCTTCCGTTGGCAGTCCAAATTTTCCTCTTGACCAGAAGAAATTATGGAGTTTACAGAAGTGCAGAGAGAAACCAAATGCAAATCATTCAAAAAAGGCATCTATAAAAGACAACAAAGTGATACTTTGGTTTGAAGTTGAGGACACGGGCTGTG GTATTGACCCAAGCAAGTGGGATTCCGTGTTCGAAAGCTTTGAGCAAGCTGATCCATCTACTACTCGACT GCATGGAGGCACTGGTCTTGGTCTTTGCATTGTCAGAAACTTG GTTAACAAGATGGGTGGGCACATCAAGGTAGTAAAAAAGGAGGGCGCAGGAACACTGATGCGATTATGCTTGCTTCTCAGTGCGCCCATGGATATCACAGAACAACAGTGTGCAGTAGATTTGACAGACAGTGGCTTAGTG GTACTGCTCGGCTTACATGGCAACATGGGTCGATTAATTACATCCAAGTGGCTTCAGAAAAACGGGGTGTGCACAATGGAAGCATCTGACTGGAATGGACTAACTCAAATTTTGAGGGAACTATTTCATGCTAGAAGTTCAGTGCATAATACTGACTTTGATGCACACTATTCAGCAAAAGAGGAATTGAAGTCTAAACTACTCAACATACGAGACATGAGGAACCCAGTATTTGTCATTGTTGTTGACATTGGATTACTTGACTTGAGCACAGATATATGGAAGGAACAACTTAACTTCCTTCATAGGTACTTTGGTAGAGCAAAGTTCCTATGGATGCTAAATCATGACACTTCCAATAACATAAAGATGGAGCTCCGTAGGAAAGGGCATATACTGATGGTCAACAAACCCCTTTACAAAGCAAAAATGATCCATATTTTGGAATCCGTCATAAAGGAGAGAAATTTTGAGctacaaaagaaaaacatgatTGTTCCAAGGACAGCAATGAAAGAGGGAGATTTACACGAATTTCTTGAGATTGATTCCACTCATTTTGATGCTGCTAGCTCTGATGATTCTGACCTATCTGACATAGCTGGTTCTAATCCTGTTAGTGCTAATGGAGATAAACCAGTTGAGAAGCTAGACAAATCTCATCCATCATCACCATACCATATGAATAACTGCCTAGATAGATTAACCAATGCAAATGAATGTTTGGAGGAAAATAATTTGAGGAAAGAAGAATCTTCTAGTCCCAGCTCCAATTATGCCACTGAAGACAACCAACCTAAATCACTGTCTACCAAAGAATCACCATCCATTTCAACAGGAGATCAGGATGAAGATTCTGAATGTAGGGAAACACATAGGGTCACCAGCTCAAGTAAAGCAGTAGATGGAAAGAAATCTCTTGAGGGCCTAAAGATTTTGCTTGCAGAAGATACACCGGTACTTCAAAGGGTTGCAACCATAATGCTTGAGAAAATGGGAGCAGATGTAGTTGCTGTAGGTGATGGACAACAGGCAGTAGAAGCTCTCAGTTGCATGTTCACTGCTGAAGATTGTAGAAGGGAATCACTCCAGAAGGAAAGAAACACAAGATCTCAAACAGAGATTTTGACTAGCCGTCCATATGACTTGATCCTAATGGATTGTCAG ATGCCAAAGATGGATGGCTACGAGGCAACCAAAGAAATCAGGAAATCAGAAGTGGGAACAAGCTTGCACATTCCCATTGTTGCTCTTACAGCACATGCAATGTCATGTGATGAGGCCAAATGCCTGGATGTGGGCATGGATGCTTATTTGACAAAGCCAATTGATTTCAAAATGATGGTGTCCACCATTCTTTCACTCACTAAAACAACATCTTGA
- the LOC137810948 gene encoding histidine kinase 1-like isoform X2, producing MLMASAGTRSLVMAENKDETYSETSECSSALTMPMATKCRYLFHRLCGSTNSWNKSTPPKGRRIFHRDVEKEEFQYASSHCLSSYYSVFVVRLAIMVMLAILIGLLTILTWHFTKIYTAKSLNSLAYGLRYELLQRPVLRMWNILNSTSEITTAQVKLSQYVIRRHSNPATQAEQVELYEAMRAVTWALFASRKALNSITINYKNGFVHAFHRDLKDNNTFYIYSDLSNYSMGASNSNEVNSVSTHQAWDDKALRGNYSAIWYREPLDPVSGEKIGKAMKIAPEDLINIAGFSQVPDGVASWHVSVSKFTDSPLLSAALPVWDSSNKTIMAVVGVTTALYSVGQLMRELVELHSGHMYLTSQEGYLLATSTSAPLLANSTKPKLKMAVDCEDDIIRQGAEWLQRTYGNNFPPSHEVHVENVKLGQKTYYIDSFFLHLKRLPLVGVIIIPRKYIMGQVDERAFKTLVILISASLCILVIGCVCILILTNGVSKEMNLRAELISQLEARRKAEASSNYKSQFLANMSHELRTPMAAVIGLLDILISDDCLTNEQYSTVTQIRKCSTALLRLLNNILDLSKVESGKLVLEDAEFDLGRELEGLVDMFSVQCINHNVETVLDLSDDMPKIVRGDSARVVQIFANLINNSIKFTPSGHIVLRGWSEIPNSSVGSPNFPLDQKKLWSLQKCREKPNANHSKKASIKDNKVILWFEVEDTGCGIDPSKWDSVFESFEQADPSTTRLHGGTGLGLCIVRNLVNKMGGHIKVVKKEGAGTLMRLCLLLSAPMDITEQQCAVDLTDSGLVVLLGLHGNMGRLITSKWLQKNGVCTMEASDWNGLTQILRELFHARSSVHNTDFDAHYSAKEELKSKLLNIRDMRNPVFVIVVDIGLLDLSTDIWKEQLNFLHRYFGRAKFLWMLNHDTSNNIKMELRRKGHILMVNKPLYKAKMIHILESVIKERNFELQKKNMIVPRTAMKEGDLHEFLEIDSTHFDAASSDDSDLSDIAGSNPVSANGDKPVEKLDKSHPSSPYHMNNCLDRLTNANECLEENNLRKEESSSPSSNYATEDNQPKSLSTKESPSISTGDQDEDSECRETHRVTSSSKAVDGKKSLEGLKILLAEDTPVLQRVATIMLEKMGADVVAVGDGQQAVEALSCMFTAEDCRRESLQKERNTRSQTEILTSRPYDLILMDCQMPKMDGYEATKEIRKSEVGTSLHIPIVALTAHAMSCDEAKCLDVGMDAYLTKPIDFKMMVSTILSLTKTTS from the exons ATGCTCATGGCATCTGCAGGAACAAGGAGTTTAGTTATGGCAGAAAACAAAGACGAAACCTATTCTGAAACTTCTGAATGTTCATCAGCCTTAACCATGCCAATGGCTACCAAGTGCAGATACTTGTTTCATAGATTATGCGGTTCTACCAATTCATGGAACAAAAGCACCCCCCCAAAAGGTCGAAGAATTTTCCACAGGGATGTGGAAAAAGAAGAATTCCAGTATGCTAGTAGTCACTGTCTCTCATCCTACTACAGTGTCTTTGTGGTTCGACTAGCAATCATG GTCATGCTAGCCATCTTGATAGGGCTTCTCACTATACTGACATGGCATTTCACGAAGATTTATACAGCAAAATCGCTTAACAGTTTGGCATATGGTTTGCGTTATGAACTCCTGCAACGCCCAGTTTTGAGGATGTGGAATATTTTGAACTCTACTTCTGAAATTACTACAGCTCAGGTCAAGCTGTCTCAGTATGTGATCAGACGTCACAGCAACCCTGCGACTCAAGCAGAACAAGTTGAG CTGTATGAAGCGATGAGGGCAGTAACATGGGCTTTATTTGCTAGTCGGAAAGCTCTAAACTCTATAACTATCAACTATAAGAATGGATTTGTGCACGCATTCCACAGAGATCTGAAGGACAACAACACATTTTACATCTATTCTGATCTTTCAAATTACTCCATGGGAGCCAGCAACTCTAATGAGGTCAATTCCGTTTCAACACATCAAGCATGGGATGATAAAGCCCTTCGTGGAAACTATTCAGCAATCTGGTACCGTGAGCCACTTGACCCTGTGAGTGGTGAAAAGATAGGAAAAGCTATGAAAATTGCGCCTGAAGACTTGATCAACATAGCTGGCTTTTCCCAAGTACCTGATGGTGTAGCTTCTTGGCATGTTTCCGTAAGCAAGTTCACAGATTCACCACTGCTTTCAGCAGCATTGCCAGTTTGGGACTCTTCTAATAAGACCATTATGGCAGTTGTGGGGGTCACAACTGCACTTTATAGTGTAGGACAGTTAATGAGAGAGCTTGTTGAGTTGCACAGTGGTCATATGTACTTGACTTCCCAAGAGGGTTATTTACTGGCAACTTCCACAAGTGCACCTCTTCTGGCAAATTCAACCAAGCCTAAGCTTAAGATGGCCGTTGACTGTGAAGATGACATAATTCGACAGGGAGCTGAGTGGTTGCAGAGAACTTATGGGAACAATTTCCCTCCAAGTCACGAGGTGCATGTAGAAAATGTCAAGCTAGGCCAAAAGACATATTACATTGACTCGTTCTTCCTACATTTGAAGAGACTTCCTTTG GTAGGTGTGATTATCATACCAAGAAAGTATATCATGGGACAGGTAGACGAAAGAGCCTTCAAAACGCTGGTTATTCTGATATCTGCATCATTATGTATTTTAGTCATTGGGTGTGTTTGCATTTTGATATTGACAAACGGAGTATCAAAGGAAATGAATCTAAGAGCAGAACTGATAAGTCAACTTGAAGCAAGAAGAAAAGCAGAGGCATCAAGCAATTATAAAAGTCAATTCCTTGCAAACATGAG TCATGAACTGAGGACACCGATGGCAGCAGTAATTGGGTTGCTTGACATTCTCATATCTGATGACTGTCTCACAAATGAACAATATTCAACCGTTACTCAAATAAGAAAATGCTCAACTGCTCTGCTCCGTCTTCTTAACAACATCTTGGATCTGAGTAAG GTGGAATCTGGAAAACTGGTCCTAGAAGATGCAGAATTTGACTTAGGAAGGGAACTTGAAGGGCTTGTAGATATGTTTTCTGTCCAGTGCATTAACCACAATGTGGAGACTGTTTTAGACTTGTCTG ATGATATGCCAAAGATCGTCCGGGGTGATTCTGCAAGGGTGGTTCAAATATTTGCAAATCTGATCAACAATTCAATCAAGTTTACTCCAT CGGGTCATATTGTTCTGCGAGGATGGAGTGAAATCCCAAATTCTTCCGTTGGCAGTCCAAATTTTCCTCTTGACCAGAAGAAATTATGGAGTTTACAGAAGTGCAGAGAGAAACCAAATGCAAATCATTCAAAAAAGGCATCTATAAAAGACAACAAAGTGATACTTTGGTTTGAAGTTGAGGACACGGGCTGTG GTATTGACCCAAGCAAGTGGGATTCCGTGTTCGAAAGCTTTGAGCAAGCTGATCCATCTACTACTCGACT GCATGGAGGCACTGGTCTTGGTCTTTGCATTGTCAGAAACTTG GTTAACAAGATGGGTGGGCACATCAAGGTAGTAAAAAAGGAGGGCGCAGGAACACTGATGCGATTATGCTTGCTTCTCAGTGCGCCCATGGATATCACAGAACAACAGTGTGCAGTAGATTTGACAGACAGTGGCTTAGTG GTACTGCTCGGCTTACATGGCAACATGGGTCGATTAATTACATCCAAGTGGCTTCAGAAAAACGGGGTGTGCACAATGGAAGCATCTGACTGGAATGGACTAACTCAAATTTTGAGGGAACTATTTCATGCTAGAAGTTCAGTGCATAATACTGACTTTGATGCACACTATTCAGCAAAAGAGGAATTGAAGTCTAAACTACTCAACATACGAGACATGAGGAACCCAGTATTTGTCATTGTTGTTGACATTGGATTACTTGACTTGAGCACAGATATATGGAAGGAACAACTTAACTTCCTTCATAGGTACTTTGGTAGAGCAAAGTTCCTATGGATGCTAAATCATGACACTTCCAATAACATAAAGATGGAGCTCCGTAGGAAAGGGCATATACTGATGGTCAACAAACCCCTTTACAAAGCAAAAATGATCCATATTTTGGAATCCGTCATAAAGGAGAGAAATTTTGAGctacaaaagaaaaacatgatTGTTCCAAGGACAGCAATGAAAGAGGGAGATTTACACGAATTTCTTGAGATTGATTCCACTCATTTTGATGCTGCTAGCTCTGATGATTCTGACCTATCTGACATAGCTGGTTCTAATCCTGTTAGTGCTAATGGAGATAAACCAGTTGAGAAGCTAGACAAATCTCATCCATCATCACCATACCATATGAATAACTGCCTAGATAGATTAACCAATGCAAATGAATGTTTGGAGGAAAATAATTTGAGGAAAGAAGAATCTTCTAGTCCCAGCTCCAATTATGCCACTGAAGACAACCAACCTAAATCACTGTCTACCAAAGAATCACCATCCATTTCAACAGGAGATCAGGATGAAGATTCTGAATGTAGGGAAACACATAGGGTCACCAGCTCAAGTAAAGCAGTAGATGGAAAGAAATCTCTTGAGGGCCTAAAGATTTTGCTTGCAGAAGATACACCGGTACTTCAAAGGGTTGCAACCATAATGCTTGAGAAAATGGGAGCAGATGTAGTTGCTGTAGGTGATGGACAACAGGCAGTAGAAGCTCTCAGTTGCATGTTCACTGCTGAAGATTGTAGAAGGGAATCACTCCAGAAGGAAAGAAACACAAGATCTCAAACAGAGATTTTGACTAGCCGTCCATATGACTTGATCCTAATGGATTGTCAG ATGCCAAAGATGGATGGCTACGAGGCAACCAAAGAAATCAGGAAATCAGAAGTGGGAACAAGCTTGCACATTCCCATTGTTGCTCTTACAGCACATGCAATGTCATGTGATGAGGCCAAATGCCTGGATGTGGGCATGGATGCTTATTTGACAAAGCCAATTGATTTCAAAATGATGGTGTCCACCATTCTTTCACTCACTAAAACAACATCTTGA
- the LOC137809211 gene encoding uncharacterized protein, giving the protein MDNEDEYVEESPNAEAQRFYDMLAAANEPTYDGATKSKLSIAIRLLAAITNWHTPEKCLDHFIKLLVDVAPKDNFIPKNYYEAKKIVSSLGLKAQKIDCCEAGCMLYYKDDNLLAECKFCHLPQYFPPKGDKGRYKQISRKRMFYMPIIPRLQRLYALVESAKQMRWHFENKKEDGILRHPCDGEAWKHYDKIYPNFDIDPRHVRLGLCSDGFTPYVQASTSPYSCWPVFLTPYNFPPKMCMTKPYMFLTCLILGPSNPTKKIDVYLQPLIDDLNQLWNEGVMTYDISTRENFFMRACLMWTINDFPAYGMLSGWGIKGKLACPHCMENTKDFTLPHGGKSSWFDCHRRFLPTDHPFRRSKRRFTKNRIELDGPPNFLNGEQLWEFIRDFPKVIDDPFDTLLGYGQYHNWTKRSIFWDLPYWKHNLLRHNLDVMHIEKKLFL; this is encoded by the coding sequence ATGGacaatgaagatgaatatgtAGAAGAGTCACCTAATGCGGAAGCCCAAAGGTTTTATGATATGTTAGCAGCTGCAAATGAACCGACTTATGATGGTGCCACCAAGTCAAAATTATCAATAGCCATCAGACTACTAGCAGCTATAACGAATTGGCATACACCTGAAAAATGTTTAGACCATTTCATAAAATTGTTAGTTGATGTAGCTCCCAAAGATAATTTCATACCAAAGAACTACTACGAAGCTAAAAAAATTGTGTCAAGTCTTGGGTTGAAAGCCCAAAAAATTGATTGTTGTGAAGCGGGATGCATGTTATATTACAAGGATGACAACCTTTTAGCTGAATGCAAATTTTGTCATCTTCCTCAATATTTTCCTCCTAAGGGTGACAAGGGAAGATACAAACAAATTTCAAGGAAGAGAATGTTTTATATGCCAATCATCCCAAGATTACAAAGACTGTATGCATTAGTAGAATCTGCTAAGCAAATGAGATGgcattttgaaaacaaaaaagaagatGGCATACTGCGACATCCATGTGATGGGGAAGCTTGGAAGCACTATGATAAGATATATCCAAATTTTGATATTGACCCACGACATGTGAGACTTGGTTTATGTTCCGATGGGTTCACTCCTTATGTCCAAGCTTCAACATCCCCATATTCTTGTTGGCCTGTATTTCTTACTCCTTATAATTTTCCCCCTAAAATGTGTATGACCAAACCATACATGTTTCTAACTTGTCTCATACTTGGCCCAAGTAACCCAACTAAAAAAATAGATGTCTACTTGCAACCTCTTATTGATGATCTTAACCAATTGTGGAATGAAGGTGTAATGACATATGACATCTCTACAAGAGAAAACTTTTTCATGCGAGCTTGCTTGATGTGGACAATCAATGATTTTCCAGCTTATGGCATGTTGTCAGGATGGGGGATTAAAGGAAAATTAGCATGTCCTCATTGTATGGAGAACACAAAAGATTTTACATTACCACATGGTGGTAAAAGTAGTTGGTTTGACTGTCACCGTCGATTCTTGCCTACTGATCATCCATTTAGGAGAAGCAAGAGGAGATTTACGAAAAACAGGATTGAGTTGGATGGGCCTCCTAATTTCCTAAATGGGGAGCAATTGTGGGAATTTATTCGAGACTTTCCAAAGGTGATTGATGATCCATTTGATACCTTATTAGGGTATGGACAATATCATAATTGGACAAAAAGATCAATCTTTTGGGATCTGCCATATTGGAAACACAATTTGCTAAGACACAATCTTGATGTCATGCACattgaaaaaaaactttttttataa